DNA sequence from the Fibrobacter sp. genome:
TCCCTGGAGTGAAGTTCCATCCGGAATATCAGGATTTCTATGTAGATGATCCCTCTTATTTCGGTATATATGAGCAGATCAGCGCTGCAGGACTGATAGCTGTATTTCATACAGGCAAAGATCCGGGGCCCTTCACCTGTGATCACTGCCTTCCTGACGCACTGGCAAGGGTTCATCGCAACTTTCCACGATTGCGCATAGTCGCTGCACACATGGGTGGATGGAGGGTCTGGGATGATGTCCGGAAATATCTCTGCGGATTACCCATTTACTTCGACACCTCAGCAGTATGCCATCTTCTCCCACCGGATGATTTTGTGAAACTTGCCCGTAAACACGGTATCGAACGGGTGCTTTTCGGGTCTGATTCCCCCTGGTTTGATCAGGGAGAATCAAGAAGATGGATAGAGGAACTGGCACTGACAGACAGCGAAAAAGAGATGATCCTGAGTAAAAACACACAGAGACTGCTTACAGGGGAGATTGAGGACTAATCTGGGGATTGCCCTTGCTGTCGTGCTTACCATAATGCAGAAGAATCTCGTTGGTATGGAAAAGTCTCCTTGCAAGCTCACGGGCAATATTAAGAATGAGCATTGAAAAGATCCCCTTGTCCTCATCAAATATCTCCATCAGGGTGTTTCGGCTCAGCACAAGCAGCACTGCATCCTCGGTAACCACTGCTGATGCGCTGTGATTAAGAATGCCTATTACAGATACTTCGCCTATACAGCCTCCGGGCCCGAATTCAATCAACTCAAGTGGTTCACTCCTGAAACCCAGATAAATAGACACCCTGCCGCTCAGGATTATGAATATCTCTGTGGCAGGTGTGTTTTCCTCCAGAATAACCTCCCCCGCCCC
Encoded proteins:
- a CDS encoding amidohydrolase family protein, which translates into the protein MKVIDFHTHIFPDELAPRAISVLLANSKESRNYTNGTYKELQKSMQTNGISTSVLLPVATKPSQVTTINRSCLDLKGNGTVPFGSLHPETKNIEEEISFLLKAGIPGVKFHPEYQDFYVDDPSYFGIYEQISAAGLIAVFHTGKDPGPFTCDHCLPDALARVHRNFPRLRIVAAHMGGWRVWDDVRKYLCGLPIYFDTSAVCHLLPPDDFVKLARKHGIERVLFGSDSPWFDQGESRRWIEELALTDSEKEMILSKNTQRLLTGEIED
- a CDS encoding cyclic nucleotide-binding domain-containing protein, encoding GAGEVILEENTPATEIFIILSGRVSIYLGFRSEPLELIEFGPGGCIGEVSVIGILNHSASAVVTEDAVLLVLSRNTLMEIFDEDKGIFSMLILNIARELARRLFHTNEILLHYGKHDSKGNPQISPQSPL